A window from Phycobacter azelaicus encodes these proteins:
- a CDS encoding L,D-transpeptidase — protein sequence MLTRRHFISTSTAMFSLPIAGPALASSWPTTGQKASWDSQVTPSNYDPATSNPWGLHPRFLPQRVAAKDGLVPGDIHVDAVARYLYHIEEGGTAMRYGVAIARGNLYEPGTYTIRRKVEWPHWTPTASMIERNPENAEFADGMEPGPKNALGSRALYLYVGNRDTYLRIHGTPKPWSIGGRASSGCVRMVMAHINDLYSNVAIGSTVYLYSAEQSVVSDS from the coding sequence ATGCTGACCCGGCGCCATTTCATTTCCACGTCCACTGCGATGTTTTCGTTACCGATCGCGGGACCGGCTTTGGCCAGTAGCTGGCCAACGACCGGCCAAAAAGCGTCGTGGGATTCTCAGGTAACGCCCAGCAACTATGACCCGGCGACATCCAATCCGTGGGGGCTGCATCCCCGTTTCTTGCCGCAACGTGTTGCTGCGAAAGATGGCCTTGTGCCAGGTGACATCCATGTCGATGCAGTCGCCCGCTATCTCTATCACATTGAAGAAGGTGGTACAGCGATGCGGTATGGAGTGGCGATCGCGCGTGGAAATCTCTACGAACCAGGAACCTACACCATTCGGCGAAAGGTCGAATGGCCACACTGGACCCCAACAGCGTCAATGATCGAACGAAATCCGGAAAACGCAGAATTTGCGGATGGGATGGAGCCGGGGCCGAAGAATGCACTCGGGTCACGTGCTCTTTATCTCTACGTTGGCAACCGAGACACTTACCTTCGCATCCACGGGACACCTAAACCTTGGTCGATTGGCGGTCGAGCGAGTTCTGGCTGCGTCCGGATGGTCATGGCACATATCAATGATCTCTATTCAAACGTCGCCATAGGGTCGACCGTATACCTGTATTCTGCCGAACAGAGTGTTGTTTCGGACAGCTAG